Proteins from one Planctomyces sp. SH-PL62 genomic window:
- the mtnA gene encoding S-methyl-5-thioribose-1-phosphate isomerase codes for MTISQDGETAGGLRKEAAPSGDADRRDPGVFRTVHWVGDAAAGRLRMIDQTRLPSQFVEIDCDDVESVWGAIKRLSVRGAPAIGVAAAYGAVIGARSGDHADPGAIREALRTAAAHLRTSRPTAVNLFWALDRMEAAADAAIREPRGPLLERLLDEAHAIAREDRAMCREIGRFGAELIEDDDGVLTHCNAGGLATADYGTALAVIFSAHEQGKSLRVFADETRPLLQGARLTAWELVNRGIDVTLICDNMAAQVMKEGKVRKVVVGADRIAANGDAANKIGTYGVALLAKAHGIPFYVAAPSSTFDLTLADGSGIPIEERDPREVTEGFGLRTAPEGVAVYNPAFDVTPADLITGIITERGVIRPVDADSVRRVLGTPKLES; via the coding sequence ATGACCATCTCCCAGGACGGGGAGACCGCGGGCGGCCTTCGCAAGGAGGCCGCCCCGTCCGGGGACGCGGATCGCCGCGATCCGGGCGTCTTCCGGACAGTGCACTGGGTCGGCGACGCCGCCGCCGGGCGGCTCCGCATGATCGACCAGACGCGGCTGCCTTCCCAGTTCGTCGAGATCGACTGCGACGACGTCGAGTCGGTCTGGGGGGCGATCAAGCGTCTGAGCGTCCGGGGGGCCCCGGCTATCGGGGTCGCCGCCGCGTACGGGGCCGTCATCGGCGCCCGCTCGGGCGATCACGCCGACCCCGGCGCGATTCGCGAAGCCCTCCGCACGGCCGCCGCCCACCTGAGGACCAGCCGGCCCACCGCCGTGAACCTCTTCTGGGCGCTCGACCGCATGGAGGCCGCCGCCGACGCCGCGATCCGCGAGCCGCGCGGCCCGCTCCTGGAGCGGCTGCTGGACGAGGCCCACGCGATCGCGCGGGAAGACCGCGCCATGTGTCGCGAGATCGGTCGGTTCGGCGCCGAACTGATCGAGGACGACGACGGCGTCCTGACACACTGCAACGCCGGCGGGCTGGCCACGGCCGATTACGGCACGGCGCTCGCCGTCATCTTCTCGGCCCACGAGCAGGGCAAGTCGCTCCGCGTGTTCGCCGACGAGACCCGGCCTTTGCTTCAGGGGGCCCGGCTCACGGCCTGGGAGCTGGTCAACCGCGGGATCGACGTCACCCTGATCTGCGACAACATGGCCGCCCAGGTCATGAAGGAAGGCAAGGTCCGCAAGGTCGTCGTCGGGGCGGACCGGATCGCGGCCAACGGCGACGCCGCCAACAAGATCGGCACCTACGGCGTGGCCCTCCTGGCGAAGGCGCATGGCATCCCCTTCTACGTCGCCGCGCCGTCGAGCACGTTCGACCTGACGCTGGCCGACGGCTCGGGCATCCCCATCGAGGAGCGCGACCCGCGCGAGGTGACCGAAGGCTTCGGCCTCCGCACCGCGCCCGAGGGGGTCGCCGTCTACAACCCCGCGTTCGACGTCACCCCGGCCGACCTCATCACCGGCATCATCACGGAGCGCGGCGTGATCCGGCCGGTCGACGCCGACTCCGTCCGCCGCGTGCTCGGGACGCCGAAGCTCGAGTCCTGA
- a CDS encoding DNA repair helicase XPB, with amino-acid sequence MQYNPANPLIVQGDKTILLEVDNPLHAEARDAIAPFAELEKSPEHIHTYRLTPLSLWNAAAAGMTADGMVGALETYSKFPLPTSLPADLRDMVGRYGRVKLQRIEGALRLIAGDQPLIEELARQKGVREYLGERIDPTSFAVDDLDRGVLKQGLIAVGYPAEDLAGYAQGAALAVELREVAKSGSPFTVRDYQRGAVDTFHAGGDVKGGSGVIVLPCGAGKTIVGIAALAAIKTETLVLTTSTTSVEQWRREILDKTDLDESQVATYTGESKNIAPVTLATYQIVTYRPKKDGDFPHFGLFNSRDWGLIIYDEVHLLPAPVFRITADIQARRRLGLTATLVREDHREEDVFSLIGPKKYDVPWRVLESRGWIAEAQCHEIRLSLPPALRMEYAIAEWRDKFRLASENPVKEDLIEQLLVRHDHPEDRVLIIGQYIKQLRRIADRFDIPLITGATTNSEREDLYGRFRTGAVRRLVLSKVGNFAIDLPDANVMIQVSGTFGSRQEEAQRLGRILRPKEEERAACFYSLITRDTREMDFAHHRQLFLTEQGYSYEILDESELCAQILDESKSAG; translated from the coding sequence ATGCAGTACAACCCGGCCAACCCGCTGATCGTCCAGGGGGACAAGACGATCCTCCTGGAGGTGGACAACCCGCTGCACGCCGAGGCCCGCGACGCGATCGCCCCGTTCGCGGAACTGGAAAAGAGCCCCGAGCATATCCACACGTATCGCCTGACCCCGCTCTCGCTCTGGAACGCAGCGGCGGCCGGGATGACCGCGGACGGCATGGTCGGGGCGCTGGAGACCTACTCGAAGTTCCCGCTGCCGACGAGTCTCCCGGCCGACCTCCGCGACATGGTGGGCCGCTACGGGCGGGTGAAGCTCCAGCGGATCGAGGGGGCGCTCCGCCTGATCGCCGGCGACCAGCCCCTGATCGAGGAGCTGGCGAGGCAGAAGGGGGTTCGCGAGTACCTGGGCGAGCGGATCGACCCGACGAGCTTCGCCGTCGACGACCTGGACCGAGGCGTCCTCAAGCAAGGGCTGATCGCCGTCGGCTACCCCGCCGAGGACCTTGCGGGCTATGCCCAGGGCGCCGCCCTGGCGGTCGAGCTGCGCGAGGTCGCGAAGTCGGGGAGCCCCTTCACGGTCCGCGACTACCAGCGCGGAGCGGTCGACACCTTCCACGCCGGCGGCGACGTCAAGGGGGGCTCGGGCGTCATCGTCCTCCCCTGCGGCGCGGGCAAGACGATCGTCGGCATCGCGGCCCTGGCCGCCATCAAGACCGAGACCCTCGTCCTGACCACCAGCACGACCTCGGTCGAGCAGTGGCGGCGGGAGATCCTCGACAAGACCGACCTCGACGAGTCCCAGGTCGCCACCTACACCGGCGAATCCAAGAACATCGCGCCGGTGACCCTGGCGACCTACCAGATCGTCACCTACCGCCCTAAGAAGGACGGCGACTTCCCCCACTTCGGACTGTTCAACAGCCGCGACTGGGGCCTGATCATCTATGACGAGGTCCACCTGCTCCCCGCCCCCGTCTTCCGGATCACGGCCGACATCCAGGCCCGCCGTCGGCTCGGCCTGACCGCGACCCTCGTCCGGGAAGACCACCGCGAGGAGGACGTCTTCAGCCTGATCGGCCCCAAGAAGTACGACGTCCCCTGGCGGGTCCTGGAGTCCCGAGGCTGGATCGCCGAGGCCCAGTGCCACGAGATCCGTCTCAGCCTCCCGCCGGCCCTCCGGATGGAGTACGCGATCGCCGAGTGGCGCGACAAGTTCCGACTGGCCAGCGAGAACCCCGTCAAGGAAGACCTGATCGAGCAACTGCTGGTCCGCCACGACCACCCGGAAGACCGCGTGCTCATCATCGGCCAGTACATCAAGCAGCTCCGGCGGATCGCCGATCGGTTCGACATCCCGCTGATCACCGGAGCGACGACCAATTCGGAGCGAGAGGACCTCTACGGTCGCTTCCGCACCGGTGCGGTCCGCCGCCTGGTCCTCTCCAAGGTGGGCAACTTCGCGATCGACCTCCCGGACGCCAACGTGATGATCCAGGTCTCCGGCACCTTCGGCAGCCGCCAGGAAGAGGCCCAGCGGCTGGGCCGCATCCTCCGACCCAAGGAAGAAGAACGCGCCGCCTGCTTCTACTCGCTGATCACCCGCGACACCCGCGAGATGGACTTCGCCCACCATCGCCAGCTCTTCCTCACCGAGCAAGGCTACAGCTACGAGATCCTCGACGAGTCCGAATTGTGCGCCCAGATTCTGGACGAATCCAAGTCCGCAGGGTGA
- a CDS encoding helicase-associated domain-containing protein, which translates to MASTPSPSSSTGASADRPGRPASLFAEDADPRFVFRSLLGRTPLAFLRALAAERGHESDAVRAATLAAELTDLLDDPLALAAARKGLSDEDRLALGLYGLTESRSWPLAGLRHALRALAVDADAVVASLVRRGLLAVDLPPESETADPALAITSPSSGDLEIWAHPSLTFGGRPRIPAEPLPAISEGVVQIRESDGLEPILRLAALWQRTGAGPLRRTQQGVLYKRDRERIEEDGVLSAAVDDALVEQPSLPALWIGLARRVGLIHVDPADESLQAAPAEFWTENAVHLPQMIASAWLGLRSWNEWSEPTPESPTFGLPLAFLRPAALLWLASIEPDAWTTLEDLAARLDADAPGWERTTFDEPANPTATNPKRVKNPARRGQSLSREVQSARVLERILLGGAYALGLVRVGEEKTTSRRAVQLTPLGRYVLATGPPPPPRPTFEHFLFVQPNLEVIAYRQGLTPPIIGRLSRFAWWSKIGAAVELRLTQESIALGLEWGLTAPQILEVLAKHSQRALPGSVKDAVDRWADRREQVTFYSAATLIEFNTRQERDHALATWDAEAPDRRPSLAVADRFLLVENAQEIPTSKISTTASRDYRLPPERCVTVEADGVTLTLDPARSDLLVEAELAKFADEGAASTSAPGRAGGARRRFLVSAPSLDRAAESGLTPAILADWFRRRTGEGPPPAVRLMMRSSPAASTAKPWLAKRLLVLTAPSADLLDGVLQHPETRPLLGDRLGPVSVVVPEESVDRLRAALRAFGLDFDLS; encoded by the coding sequence ATGGCCTCGACACCCAGCCCCAGCTCCAGCACCGGGGCGTCCGCCGATCGACCAGGACGCCCCGCCAGCCTGTTCGCCGAGGACGCCGACCCCCGGTTCGTCTTCCGGAGCCTGCTCGGCCGCACCCCGTTGGCCTTCCTCCGCGCCCTCGCGGCCGAGCGGGGGCACGAATCCGACGCGGTCCGGGCCGCGACCCTCGCCGCCGAATTGACGGACCTGCTCGACGACCCGCTCGCGCTGGCCGCCGCCCGCAAGGGGCTGTCCGACGAGGACCGGCTGGCCCTCGGCCTCTATGGGCTTACCGAGTCCAGGAGTTGGCCCCTTGCCGGGCTTCGGCACGCCCTGCGTGCCCTGGCGGTCGACGCCGACGCGGTCGTCGCCAGCCTCGTCCGGCGCGGGCTGCTGGCCGTCGACCTTCCGCCGGAGAGTGAGACGGCCGACCCCGCCCTGGCGATCACCTCGCCGAGTTCGGGCGACCTTGAGATCTGGGCCCACCCCTCGCTGACCTTCGGCGGCCGTCCCCGCATCCCCGCCGAGCCCTTGCCCGCCATCTCCGAGGGCGTCGTGCAGATTCGCGAATCCGACGGCCTGGAGCCGATCCTCCGGCTGGCCGCGCTCTGGCAGCGGACCGGTGCCGGCCCGCTGCGCCGGACTCAGCAAGGGGTCCTGTACAAGCGCGACCGCGAGCGGATCGAGGAGGACGGCGTGCTTTCCGCGGCGGTGGACGACGCGCTCGTCGAGCAGCCGTCGCTCCCGGCGCTCTGGATCGGCCTGGCCCGCCGGGTGGGCCTGATCCACGTCGACCCCGCCGACGAATCCCTCCAGGCCGCGCCCGCCGAGTTCTGGACCGAGAACGCCGTCCACCTCCCCCAGATGATCGCCTCGGCCTGGCTCGGCCTGCGCTCCTGGAACGAGTGGTCGGAACCGACGCCCGAAAGCCCGACCTTCGGCCTCCCCCTGGCCTTCCTCCGCCCCGCCGCTCTCCTCTGGCTCGCGTCGATCGAGCCCGACGCCTGGACGACGCTAGAAGACCTCGCCGCGAGGCTGGACGCCGACGCCCCCGGCTGGGAGCGGACGACTTTCGACGAGCCGGCGAACCCGACGGCGACGAACCCGAAACGGGTGAAGAACCCCGCCCGCCGCGGCCAGTCTCTCTCTCGCGAGGTCCAGTCGGCCCGCGTCCTGGAGCGCATCCTTCTCGGAGGCGCCTACGCCCTGGGGCTGGTCCGGGTCGGCGAGGAAAAGACGACGAGCCGGCGGGCGGTCCAGCTCACGCCGCTGGGCCGCTACGTCCTGGCGACGGGACCGCCGCCGCCCCCCCGGCCGACGTTCGAGCACTTTCTCTTCGTCCAGCCCAACCTGGAGGTCATCGCCTACCGCCAGGGGCTGACGCCTCCGATCATCGGCCGGCTCAGTCGGTTCGCCTGGTGGTCCAAGATCGGCGCGGCGGTCGAATTGAGGCTGACGCAGGAATCGATCGCGCTCGGCCTGGAATGGGGGCTGACCGCCCCGCAGATCCTCGAGGTCCTGGCGAAGCACAGCCAACGTGCGCTGCCGGGAAGCGTGAAGGACGCCGTCGACCGCTGGGCCGACCGCCGCGAGCAGGTGACGTTCTACTCCGCCGCGACCCTGATCGAGTTCAACACCCGCCAGGAGCGCGACCACGCCCTGGCCACCTGGGACGCCGAAGCTCCCGACCGGCGGCCGTCCCTCGCCGTCGCCGACCGTTTCCTCCTGGTCGAGAACGCACAGGAGATCCCCACCTCCAAGATCAGCACGACCGCTTCGCGCGACTATCGCCTCCCCCCCGAACGCTGCGTGACCGTGGAGGCCGACGGCGTCACGCTGACTCTCGACCCCGCCCGCTCCGACCTCCTCGTCGAGGCCGAGCTGGCGAAGTTCGCCGACGAGGGCGCGGCGTCGACCTCGGCCCCAGGGCGGGCCGGAGGGGCGCGTCGACGCTTCCTGGTGAGCGCCCCGTCGCTGGATCGGGCGGCCGAATCGGGCCTGACCCCGGCCATCCTGGCCGACTGGTTTCGGCGCCGGACGGGGGAGGGCCCCCCCCCGGCCGTCCGGCTGATGATGCGTTCCTCGCCGGCCGCCTCGACGGCGAAGCCCTGGCTCGCGAAGCGGCTCCTGGTCCTCACCGCCCCGTCCGCCGACCTGCTCGACGGCGTCCTCCAGCACCCGGAGACGCGGCCCTTGCTGGGAGATCGCCTCGGCCCGGTCTCGGTCGTCGTGCCCGAGGAATCGGTCGACCGCCTCCGCGCCGCGCTCCGGGCGTTCGGCCTGGACTTCGACCTGTCCTGA
- the ald gene encoding alanine dehydrogenase, translated as MIVGVPREIKPDEYRVAMLPVGVEELTEVGHQVLVEAGAGQGSGLTDAQYQAAGATIAADAAEIWARADLVVKVKEPLPSEWSHIRSGQTLFAYFHFAADEALTRAVVESGATAIAYETVRDPRGSLPLLTPMSEVAGRMSIQQGAKFLERPQGGRGVLLGGVPGVAPAEVVILGGGVVGSNAAKVAAGMGANVKILDVNLDRLRHLDDSLPPNATTLYSDRHTVREAVEAADLVVGAVLVVGARAPRLVRREDLGRMKPGSVVVDVAIDQGGCVETSRPTTHHEPIFIVDGVVHYCVTNMPGAVGRTSTYALCNVTLPYVLQLANLGWRAVAEKDPGVAAGVNVHEGRVTNQAVAKTFGFPYVEWKDASTDRG; from the coding sequence ATGATTGTTGGGGTGCCCAGGGAGATCAAGCCCGACGAATACCGCGTCGCGATGCTCCCGGTCGGCGTCGAGGAACTGACCGAGGTCGGCCATCAGGTCCTCGTCGAGGCCGGCGCGGGGCAGGGGAGCGGTCTGACCGACGCCCAGTACCAGGCCGCCGGCGCGACCATCGCGGCCGACGCGGCCGAGATCTGGGCGCGGGCGGATCTGGTGGTCAAGGTGAAGGAGCCCCTGCCGTCCGAGTGGTCCCACATCCGGTCCGGGCAGACCTTGTTCGCCTACTTCCACTTCGCCGCCGACGAGGCCCTGACCCGGGCCGTCGTCGAGAGCGGTGCGACGGCGATCGCCTACGAGACCGTCCGCGACCCCCGCGGCTCGCTGCCGCTGCTCACGCCGATGAGCGAGGTCGCCGGCCGGATGAGCATCCAGCAAGGGGCCAAATTCCTCGAGCGTCCCCAGGGGGGCCGCGGCGTCCTGCTCGGCGGGGTCCCCGGCGTCGCGCCCGCCGAGGTCGTCATCCTCGGCGGCGGCGTGGTCGGCTCGAACGCGGCGAAGGTCGCCGCCGGGATGGGGGCGAACGTCAAGATCCTCGACGTCAACCTCGACCGGCTTCGCCACCTGGACGATTCCCTACCGCCCAACGCGACGACCCTCTACTCCGACCGCCACACCGTCCGGGAGGCCGTCGAGGCGGCCGATCTTGTGGTCGGCGCCGTCCTCGTCGTCGGCGCCCGTGCGCCGCGACTGGTGCGACGGGAGGATCTCGGGCGGATGAAGCCGGGCTCCGTCGTCGTCGACGTCGCCATCGACCAGGGGGGCTGCGTCGAGACCAGCCGCCCCACCACCCACCACGAGCCCATCTTCATCGTCGACGGCGTCGTCCACTACTGCGTCACCAACATGCCGGGGGCGGTCGGGCGGACGAGCACCTACGCGCTCTGCAACGTCACGCTGCCGTACGTCCTCCAGCTCGCGAACCTGGGATGGCGGGCCGTCGCCGAGAAGGACCCGGGCGTCGCGGCGGGCGTGAACGTTCACGAGGGGCGGGTGACCAATCAGGCCGTCGCGAAGACCTTCGGCTTCCCGTACGTAGAGTGGAAGGACGCCTCGACCGACCGAGGATGA
- the thrC gene encoding threonine synthase, whose translation MSGQLVTGLKCRLCGKLYPKEALNFCTDDFGPLEVAYDYEAVGRTLTREAIAARPRTMWRYRELLPIDGEPTVGRHVGCTPLIRADRLAKELGVAELYLKNDAVNYPSLSFKDRVVAVALSKAVELGFETVGCASTGNLAGSVAANAAAAGLEAYVLIPDGLEQGKILGATIYGAKVVAVKGNYDHVNRLCSQIAFRYGWGFVNVNLRPFYAEGSKTMGYEIAEDLGWRAPDHVVAPMAGGSLIGKLHKSFRELETLGLIDGPVKTKMFGAQAAGCNPIANTVKTGAGKVKPIRNPETIAKSLAIGDPADGWFASKMIRETGGWSEDVSDDAIVDAMRLLAETEGIWAETAGGVTLAVARKLIEEGRIDRDGSTVLCITGNGLKTQEALVDHLPRPVVIRPTLADFEALVEDGAEAFAGLTSTSFA comes from the coding sequence GTGTCAGGTCAACTGGTGACGGGTCTGAAGTGTCGACTCTGCGGCAAGCTCTACCCCAAGGAAGCGCTCAACTTCTGCACCGACGACTTCGGGCCGCTGGAAGTGGCCTATGACTATGAAGCCGTCGGCCGCACCCTGACCCGCGAAGCGATCGCGGCCCGCCCCCGCACCATGTGGCGCTATCGCGAGCTGCTGCCGATCGACGGCGAGCCGACCGTCGGCAGACACGTCGGCTGCACCCCCCTGATCCGCGCCGACCGGCTCGCGAAGGAACTGGGGGTCGCCGAGCTGTACCTCAAGAACGACGCCGTCAATTATCCGAGCCTGTCGTTCAAGGATCGGGTGGTGGCGGTTGCCTTGTCCAAGGCCGTGGAGCTGGGCTTCGAGACCGTGGGCTGCGCGTCGACGGGGAACCTCGCCGGCAGCGTCGCCGCCAACGCCGCGGCGGCCGGGCTGGAGGCCTACGTCCTGATCCCGGACGGCCTCGAACAGGGGAAGATCCTGGGTGCCACGATCTATGGCGCGAAGGTCGTCGCCGTGAAGGGGAACTACGACCACGTCAACCGGCTCTGCTCGCAGATCGCCTTCCGCTACGGTTGGGGCTTTGTGAACGTCAACCTCCGGCCGTTCTACGCCGAGGGGTCGAAGACGATGGGCTACGAGATCGCCGAGGACCTCGGCTGGCGGGCCCCCGACCACGTCGTCGCGCCGATGGCCGGCGGCAGCCTGATCGGCAAGCTCCACAAGTCGTTCCGGGAGTTGGAAACGCTCGGCCTGATCGACGGCCCCGTGAAGACGAAGATGTTCGGCGCCCAGGCCGCCGGCTGCAATCCGATCGCGAACACGGTCAAGACGGGCGCGGGCAAGGTCAAGCCGATCCGCAACCCGGAGACCATCGCCAAGAGCCTCGCGATCGGCGACCCCGCCGACGGCTGGTTCGCCTCCAAGATGATCCGCGAGACCGGCGGCTGGAGCGAGGACGTGAGCGACGACGCCATCGTCGACGCCATGCGGCTGCTCGCCGAGACCGAAGGCATCTGGGCCGAGACCGCCGGTGGCGTCACCCTGGCCGTCGCCCGCAAGCTGATCGAAGAGGGCCGGATCGACCGCGATGGATCCACGGTCCTCTGCATCACCGGCAACGGCCTGAAGACCCAGGAAGCGCTCGTCGACCACCTCCCCCGGCCGGTCGTCATCAGGCCCACGCTCGCAGATTTCGAGGCCCTCGTCGAGGACGGCGCCGAGGCTTTCGCCGGGCTCACCTCGACGTCATTCGCTTGA
- a CDS encoding DUF1080 domain-containing protein has translation MRELSVRRRLAIVASSAILLMLGAQKPGDVPSALESAPAGWSDLLAPSGAGLDAWTREPIPAGGDLVEDSPWKLDASTGVLTASAPGADREWLRLDQVLLDFIVHVEWRIVPDPAAKSTGGGVYFRNSNDAGMWHKAQIGDAKGGYLVGSTFAGFTAKPFNLEAEVKDQRVKPAGEWNTFELTCKGRSVALWVNGAVANEWKGCGVPRGYIGLEVEGGRVEFRNLKLKAL, from the coding sequence ATGCGCGAGTTGAGCGTGCGGCGTCGCCTGGCGATCGTCGCCTCATCGGCGATTCTGTTGATGCTGGGGGCCCAGAAGCCCGGCGACGTCCCGAGCGCCCTGGAATCCGCCCCGGCTGGATGGAGCGACCTCCTCGCCCCATCGGGCGCGGGGCTGGACGCGTGGACCCGAGAGCCGATCCCGGCGGGCGGCGACCTCGTGGAGGACTCGCCCTGGAAGCTCGACGCCTCGACCGGCGTCCTGACCGCCTCCGCTCCGGGCGCCGACCGCGAATGGCTGCGGCTCGATCAGGTCCTGCTCGACTTCATCGTCCACGTCGAATGGCGGATCGTCCCCGATCCGGCCGCGAAGTCCACCGGCGGGGGCGTCTACTTCCGCAACTCCAACGACGCCGGCATGTGGCACAAGGCCCAGATCGGCGACGCCAAGGGGGGCTATCTCGTCGGGTCCACCTTCGCCGGGTTCACCGCCAAGCCGTTCAACCTCGAAGCCGAGGTCAAGGATCAGCGCGTGAAGCCCGCCGGGGAGTGGAACACGTTCGAGCTGACCTGCAAGGGGCGGTCGGTCGCGCTCTGGGTCAACGGAGCCGTGGCCAATGAGTGGAAGGGCTGCGGCGTGCCCCGCGGCTACATCGGCCTGGAAGTCGAAGGCGGCAGGGTCGAGTTCCGCAACCTCAAGCTGAAGGCGCTCTGA
- a CDS encoding ThiF family adenylyltransferase, whose amino-acid sequence MSAASTTPDPLLDRYSRQIRFPALGEDGQRALMKSRVTLCGCGALGTVLANHLARAGVGHLRIIDRDFIETHNLQRQILFDEQDVSDNLPKAEAAARKLRRINSTIEIEPVVTDIDHTNALDLMGDADLILDGTDNFETRYLINDAAVKLGKPWIFGGVIGSEGQTMTILPGETPCLRCVIETAPPPGMTPTCETAGVLGPAVAVIASFEAVEAIKVLTGAKEALNRDLIMVDLWDWTFRQLKVSGLFGKVDCPCCKHRKFEWLEGEMGSHTTALCGRNAVQIASRRPEPLKFAEMAERLQGVGEVRHNAFMLRFATEGYEFTVFPDGRAIIKGTNDIAKARTLYAQFVGA is encoded by the coding sequence ATGTCCGCCGCCTCGACGACCCCCGACCCGCTGCTCGACCGCTACTCCCGACAGATCCGCTTCCCGGCCCTCGGCGAGGACGGCCAGCGCGCCTTGATGAAGAGCCGGGTGACGCTCTGCGGCTGCGGCGCGCTGGGGACCGTCCTGGCCAACCACCTGGCCCGAGCGGGCGTCGGCCACCTGCGGATCATCGACCGCGACTTCATCGAGACCCACAACCTCCAGCGGCAGATCCTCTTCGACGAGCAGGACGTCTCCGACAATCTCCCCAAGGCCGAGGCCGCCGCTCGGAAGCTCCGGCGCATCAACAGCACGATCGAGATCGAGCCGGTGGTCACCGACATCGACCACACCAACGCGCTCGACCTCATGGGCGACGCCGACCTGATCCTCGACGGCACCGACAACTTCGAGACCCGCTACCTCATCAACGACGCGGCGGTGAAGCTGGGCAAGCCCTGGATCTTCGGCGGGGTCATCGGCTCCGAAGGCCAGACGATGACCATCCTCCCCGGCGAGACCCCCTGCCTGCGCTGCGTGATCGAGACCGCGCCGCCGCCGGGCATGACCCCCACCTGCGAGACGGCCGGCGTCCTCGGGCCCGCAGTCGCCGTCATCGCCTCGTTCGAGGCCGTCGAGGCGATCAAGGTCCTCACCGGGGCGAAGGAAGCGCTCAACCGCGACCTGATCATGGTCGACCTCTGGGACTGGACCTTCCGGCAGCTCAAGGTCTCGGGCCTGTTCGGCAAGGTCGACTGCCCCTGCTGCAAGCACCGCAAGTTCGAGTGGCTGGAGGGGGAGATGGGCTCGCACACGACGGCCCTCTGCGGACGCAACGCCGTCCAGATCGCCAGCCGTCGCCCCGAGCCGCTGAAGTTCGCCGAGATGGCAGAGCGACTGCAGGGCGTCGGCGAGGTCCGCCACAACGCCTTCATGCTCCGGTTCGCCACCGAGGGCTACGAATTCACCGTCTTCCCCGACGGCCGCGCCATCATCAAGGGGACCAACGACATCGCCAAGGCGCGAACGCTCTACGCCCAGTTCGTCGGCGCCTGA
- a CDS encoding ubiquitin-like small modifier protein 1 produces MALVRIPTPLRPQTAGLDKVQASGATVGEVLADLGRQHPAIQDRLFDGAEIRRFVNIYVNNEDVRYLEDLETPVAEKDEVSIIPAVAGG; encoded by the coding sequence ATGGCACTGGTCCGCATCCCCACCCCCCTCCGCCCTCAGACCGCCGGGCTCGACAAGGTCCAGGCCTCGGGCGCGACGGTCGGCGAAGTTCTGGCCGACCTCGGCCGCCAGCACCCGGCGATCCAGGATCGCCTCTTCGACGGCGCGGAAATCCGGCGGTTCGTCAACATCTACGTCAACAACGAGGACGTCCGCTACCTCGAAGACCTGGAGACCCCGGTCGCCGAGAAGGACGAGGTCAGCATCATCCCGGCCGTCGCCGGCGGCTGA
- a CDS encoding Dabb family protein has product MLAHSVFFSLADSSQASIDALIEACKTYLTDHPGVVFFGVGTLNKELTRPVNDQAFDVALHLVFDSKASHDAYQVAPRHLQFVEENKPKWKQVRIFDADLLPS; this is encoded by the coding sequence ATGCTCGCCCACAGCGTCTTCTTCTCGCTCGCCGACTCCTCGCAGGCTTCCATCGACGCCCTGATCGAAGCCTGCAAGACCTACCTGACGGATCACCCGGGCGTGGTCTTCTTCGGGGTGGGAACCCTGAACAAGGAACTCACGCGGCCGGTGAACGACCAGGCGTTCGACGTCGCCCTGCACCTCGTCTTCGATTCGAAGGCCTCGCACGACGCTTATCAGGTCGCGCCTCGGCATCTCCAGTTCGTCGAGGAGAACAAGCCGAAGTGGAAGCAGGTCCGCATCTTCGACGCCGACCTGCTCCCCTCCTGA